From a region of the Candida albicans SC5314 chromosome 1, complete sequence genome:
- the DPP2 gene encoding phosphatidate phosphatase (Protein similar to S. cerevisiae pyrophosphate phosphatase Lpp1p; possible role in farnesol biosynthesis), which translates to MTFLNPSSIVKYTQSNQFHDFIPDWIVATVTVLFFFSVAETALPFQRQFSLDDLTISHPFAIKERVSGILCIEIAAFVPLFVILTSLLVKYQQGAFSSHQQALHCLQISVLGLIISLSLNGVITDILKIWIARPRPDFLERCGPAPGTPLHELVDVNVCTAPLGKALLIDGMKSTPSGHSSISFGGLFYLTLWLLGQFKLFQNRESPQYVYKYFLAFSPLSLATYIALSRTQDYRHHFTDIVLGGAIGISFAWWSYHHYFNKLVSEESHKPIDSETLTESLLPH; encoded by the coding sequence ATGACATTCCTCAACCCATCCTCAATAGTAAAATACACACAGAGTAACCAATTTCACGATTTTATCCCTGACTGGATAGTTGCAACTGTAACggtattgtttttttttctggttGCAGAGACAGCTCTCCCATTTCAACGGCAGTTTTCCCTTGATGATTTGACAATTTCCCACCCATTTGCAATTAAGGAACGAGTTTCGGGAATCTTGTGTATAGAAATTGCTGCATTTGTTCCATTATTTGTAATTTTAACATCATTATTGGTAAAGTATCAACAGGGGGCATTTTCTTCACATCAACAAGCTTTGCATTGCTTGCAAATTAGTGTTTTAGGTTTGATAATATCATTGAGTTTAAATGGAGTCATCACTGATATACTTAAGATTTGGATAGCTAGACCAAGACCCGATTTCTTGGAACGTTGTGGGCCAGCACCGGGAACACCATTGCATGAGTTGGTAGACGTGAATGTTTGTACTGCACCTTTGGGCAAAGCCTTGTTGATTGATGGTATGAAATCGACACCTTCTGGTCATTCTTCTATTAGTTTTGGTGGGTTGTTTTATTTAACATTATGGTTATTGGGGCAATTTAAGTTATTCCAGAATAGAGAATCTCCGCAATACGTTTACAAGTATTTCCTTGCATTTTCACCATTGTCATTGGCCACATACATTGCGTTGAGTAGAACACAAGATTACAGACACCATTTTACTGATATAGTGTTAGGAGGAGCAATAGGTATCAGCTTCGCTTGGTGGTcgtatcatcattatttcaACAAACTTGTTTCAGAGGAGTCACACAAACCTATAGATTCCGAAACCTTAACTGAACTGTTGTTACCACATTAG
- the EGD1 gene encoding Egd1p (Putative GAL4 DNA-binding enhancer protein; soluble protein in hyphae; biofilm induced; macrophage/pseudohyphal-induced; equal level of protein in exponential and stationary growth phase yeast cultures; Spider biofilm repressed), whose amino-acid sequence MPVDPEKLAKLQKSSAKKVGGSRVKAKKNIKTEQDDTKLIEALGKLKATKIEGVEEANFFREDGKVLHFNRVGVQGAPASNTFAFTGYPQEKNITQLIPQILPQLGAENLEILRQLAEQIQAGKTPKDFNTGSANAAADAGGEDIPDLVDQKFDDVE is encoded by the coding sequence ATGCCAGTCGATCCAGAAAAATTAGCTAAATTGCAAAAGTCATCTGCCAAAAAAGTTGGTGGTTCAAGAGTTAAAGCCAAGAAGAACATCAAGACTGAACAAGATGACaccaaattgattgaagCTTTGGGTAAATTGAAAGCTACCAAAATCGAAGGTGTTGAAGAAGCCAATTTCTTCAGAGAAGATGGTAAAGTTTTACATTTCAACAGAGTTGGTGTTCAAGGTGCTCCAGCTTCTAATACTTTTGCCTTCACTGGTTACCcacaagaaaagaatattaCTCAATTGATCCCACAAATTTTACCACAATTGGGTGCTGAAAACTTGGAAATCTTGAGACAATTGGCTGAACAAATCCAAGCTGGTAAAACTCCAAAAGACTTCAACACTGGTTCTGCTAACGCTGCTGCTGATGCCGGTGGTGAAGATATTCCAGACTTGGTTGACCAAAAATTTGACGATGTAGAATAA
- the GAD1 gene encoding glutamate decarboxylase (Putative glutamate decarboxylase; alkaline, macrophage-downregulated gene; amphotericin B induced; induced by Mnl1 under weak acid stress; stationary phase enriched protein; rat catheter biofilm repressed), with product MVLSKHIDALRLESQILKKTPQAQLRKEAFIDAYDSHKNIPQFEIPQNSSNEQLIYKYLSQELALDGIPTLNLASFVNTYVDDTSARLIQDNLTKNLADNDEYPSLIDIQTRCISILSNLWHAPGKVDKVTGNRVTNSIGTATTGSSEAIMLAGLALKKRWQLKRKAEGKSTDNPNILMATCAQVALEKFACYFDVENRLIPVTEESGHLIDVSKIKENIDENTIGIFVIMGSTFTGAFEPVEEISKLLDEVEKERGLDIRIHVDGASGGFVAPFIFPHLKWDFAVPRVDSINTSGHKFGLTSVGLGWVIWKDADLLPKELRFSLDYLGGVEETFGLNFSRPGFPVITQYYNFLSLGRQGYAKIFDGCMTNARLLSRFLEESKYFDVVSVIHHKLSDSEKKAQFTREVDDKKLDSKLYTINEEFKPGLPVVAFRFSKEVRDKYPELPQELLSTLLRKRGYIIPNYHLPPSENDKEILRVVVRNSLSLNLLERLIQDITGATELLIKAADSIADYVSTSGEHTDVENRERIHKLLAAIASGGVAEVKEEKHKKDNHQGSKNKKSYRGTC from the coding sequence ATGGTTTTAAGTAAACACATTGATGCTTTAAGATTGGAATcacaaattttgaaaaaaactCCGCAAGCTCAATTGCGTAAAGAAGCATTCATCGATGCCTATGATTCTCACAAGAACATTCCTCAATTTGAAATCCCTCAAAACTCCTCaaatgaacaattgatttataaatatcttTCTCAAGAATTGGCCCTTGATGGAATCCCAACTTTGAATTTGGCATCCTTTGTCAACACTTACGTTGATGATACATCTGCAAGATTGATTCAGGACAACTTGACCAAAAACTTGGCAGACAATGATGAATACCCAagtttaattgatattcaaACCAGATGTATTTCAATATTAAGTAATTTATGGCACGCTCCTGGTAAAGTTGATAAGGTCACTGGTAACAGAGTAACTAATTCTATTGGTACCGCAACCACCGGTTCTTCTGAGGCAATTATGTTAGCTGGGTTAGCTTTGAAGAAAAGATGgcaattgaaaagaaaagctGAAGGCAAATCTACTGACAATCCCAACATTTTAATGGCCACATGTGCTCAAGTCGCTTTGGAAAAATTTGCTTGCTattttgatgttgaaaataGATTGATTCCTGTCACTGAAGAATCGGGTCATTTGATTGATGTTTCCAAGATTAAggaaaatattgatgaaaacaCCATTGGTATTTTTGTTATCATGGGATCAACTTTCACTGGTGCCTTTGAACCAGTTGAGGAAATCTCCAAATTGTTGgatgaagttgaaaaagaacGTGGATTGGATATTAGAATTCATGTTGATGGTGCATCAGGTGGGTTTGTAGCTCCATTTATTTTCCCACATTTGAAATGGGATTTTGCTGTTCCTAGAgttgattcaattaataCTTCTGGTCACAAGTTTGGGTTGACATCTGTTGGTTTAGGTTGGGTGATTTGGAAAGATGCTGATTTGTTGCCTAAGGAATTGCGTTTCAGTTTGGATTATCTTGGTGGTGTTGAAGAAACATTtggtttgaatttttcCAGACCAGGTTTCCCTGTTATTACCCAATATTACAACTTTTTATCTTTAGGAAGACAAGGATATGCCAAGATTTTTGATGGGTGTATGACCAATGCTAGATTGTTGTCAAGATTTTTAGAAGAAAGCAAGTACTTTGATGTTGTTTCTGTTATCCACCACAAATTGAGTGATTCGGAAAAGAAAGCTCAATTCACTAGAGAAGTTGACgataaaaaattggattcTAAACTTTATACTATCAATGAAGAATTCAAGCCTGGTTTGCCTGTTGTTGCCTTCAGATTTTCCAAAGAGGTTAGAGACAAGTATCCTGAATTGCCCCAAGAATTGTTGTCAACATTATTGAGAAAGAGGGGTTACATTATTCCAAACTATCATTTGCCCCCATCTGAGAATGATAAGGAGATTTTGAGAGTTGTTGTTCGTAATTCATTGTCGTTGAATTTGTTGGAGAGATTGATTCAAGACATTACTGGCGCTACAGAACTTTTGATCAAAGCTGCTGATTCCATTGCTGATTATGTTTCAACAAGTGGTGAACATACTGATGTTGAAAATAGAGAAAGAATCCACAAATTATTGGCAGCTATTGCTTCTGGTGGTGTTGCTGAAgtgaaagaagaaaaacacAAAAAGGATAATCACCAAGGCagcaaaaataaaaagtcCTATCGTGGTACTTGTTAG
- a CDS encoding uncharacterized protein (Protein of unknown function; induced in core stress response; Gcn2 and Gcn4 regulated; flow model biofilm induced; Spider biofilm induced): MAYSIEELRTYKAVTIITLLLSIYGTLKYSGVPEGDLAYTPFTASNILLFIYWGVLYLWQIIYTAQIFFPDEYRLSVISLVGWHFPIFNVLIYIWSELFSNGHYIWSEIILILNFFNLLVLYFAHKTFAVKPLVNWFLIHVPLAAMPLSWVMFALFWNGAVMFHIHKLFGRILANVFIWDFLLVPGVFLLLFNDWAIGFTNAYLMFALAFGQLSTKVFALQWIFAFVIAGILTVWSFIALVVGGVREVSDERAPLLVEVQETVTE, translated from the coding sequence atggcatattcaattgaagagTTAAGAACTTACAAGGCAGTTACCATAATTAccttattattatctatTTATGGTACTTTAAAATATTCCGGAGTTCCAGAAGGTGATCTTGCTTATACTCCATTCACTGCAAGcaatattttattgtttatttattgggGAGTATTATACCTTTGGCAAATCATCTATACAGCACAAATCTTTTTCCCTGATGAATATAGATTATCGGTTATTAGTTTAGTTGGATGGCATTTCCCCATTTTCAACGTGCTCATTTATATTTGGTCAGAATTATTCTCCAATGGTCATTATATCTGGAGTGAAATCatcttgattttgaattttttcaatttgttagTTTTGTATTTTGCTCACAAAACATTTGCTGTTAAACCTTTGGTTAATTGGTTCTTGATTCATGTTCCCTTGGCTGCCATGCCGTTATCTTGGGTGATGTTTGCTTTGTTTTGGAATGGGGCCGTCATGTTCCATATTCATAAATTGTTTGGCAGAATTCTTGCCAATGTGTTCATTTGGGATTTCCTTCTTGTTCCAGGGGtgtttttattgttattcAATGATTGGGCTATTGGATTCACTAATGCCTATCTTATGTTTGCCTTGGCTTTTGGGCAATTGTCAACTAAAGTCTTTGCTCTTCAATGGATCTTTGCCTTTGTTATTGCTGGTATTTTAACAGTTTGGAGTTTTATCGCTTtggttgttggtggtgTCAGAGAGGTTTCTGATGAAAGAGCACCATTATTGGTTGAAGTCCAAGAAACTGTCACCGAATAA
- a CDS encoding U2 snRNP complex subunit YSF3 (Ortholog of C. dubliniensis CD36 : Cd36_10990, C. parapsilosis CDC317 : CPAR2_804585, Candida tenuis NRRL Y-1498 : cten_CGOB_00256 and Debaryomyces hansenii CBS767 : DEHA2F10406g), translating to MADKIKEKNQYHLLKSKYPGVGDPDTTREEFLTTIHNDTVGALAHHHHLLLYNSLITNEHPYQLKQKFIRKLK from the coding sequence ATGGCtgataaaattaaagaaaaaaaccaatatcatttattgaaatcaaaatatccTGGTGTTGGGGATCCAGATACTACAAGAGAAGAGTTTTTAACCACCATACACAATGATACAGTCGGTGCATTGGctcatcaccatcatctACTTTTATACAATTCACTAATAACAAATGAACATCCgtatcaattaaaacaaaagtTTATACGAAAACTAAAATAA
- a CDS encoding uncharacterized protein (GATA-like transcription factor; oral infection induced; mutant has reduced capacity to damage oral epithelial cells; regulated by Gcn2 and Gcn4; Spider biofilm induced): protein MYSPTFSTRTESSSRTTSSTTKTPPLEMGLNKLNSNRNNGSNNNVSDATNMEHSYSMPVTDIHGLMTDKDDISLDIFKMYNKKYLPQEHQQQHQRISNLAWRISSNKSKVNKPTRRSSSQSSASSIPLPTSGLASSAPPNKSTVRNNSITKSLNQTLLNDSSLDEFDYVAHIRKISQEEYSQQSSKLSPNNNNNMGGNNNNNNNKNNTNFLSSYISSLESTLKQQQSQQQSQPPSQPQPQSSAPVSQSGQPKKVLQCTNCQTRTTPLWRKANNGDLLCNACGLFYKLHGVLRPINGDKKRKYTKRNDKMISTDNTNIFAGLSQQNHGSSQDIAKSQPSLHSFVSQNEQPWGFDNGAIPDFNSFDALVGSNINANNTSNNTTNANNNNNTDNNVDEIDKLLNMNIFQTDFSLNNNNHHQHHDELDLLDPNGLPPGGGHFNNDPDRQNHTTTNDSNDNSTTNNSWNWLDFSPAA from the coding sequence ATGTATTCACCAACGTTTTCTACTAGAACGGAATCTTCATCAAGAACTACATCATCTACAACTAAAACTCCACCTTTGGAAATGGGTCTCAATAAATTAAACAGCAATCGGAATAACGGGAGCAACAATAATGTCTCTGATGCAACGAATATGGAACATCTGTATCTGATGCCTGTAACTGATATACATGGATTAATGACAGACAAAGACGATATTTCTTTGGATATATTCAAAATGTACAATAAAAAGTACCTTCCCCAAgaacatcaacaacaacaccaacgaatttcaaatttagcCTGGAGAATAAGCTCAAACAAAAGCAAAGTAAATAAACCAACAAGAAGATCAAGCTCACAATCATCAGCATCATCGATTCCATTACCAACTTCTGGGCTAGCTTCCAGTGCACCACCCAATAAACTGACAGTCAGAAACAATTCAATCaccaaatcattaaatcAAACCCTTTTGAATGATTCCAGTTTAGACGAGTTTGATTATGTTGCTCATATTAGGAAAATAAGCCAAGAAGAGTACTCCCAACAAAGCTCAAAGTTATCGcctaacaacaacaacaatatgggtggtaacaacaacaataataataacaaaaataacACTAACTTTCTTTCGTCATACATTTCATCACTAGAATCAActttgaaacaacaacaactgcaacaacaatcacaGCCGCCatcacaaccacaaccacaatcACTGGCTCCAGTGCTGCAATCTGGTCAACCCAAAAAAGTATTACAGTGTACAAATTGCCAAACGCGAACTACCCCACTTTGGCGTAAAGCCAACAATGGTGACTTGCTTTGTAATGCATGCGGattattttataaattacaTGGTGTTTTAAGACCAATCAATGGAGACAAAAAGAGAAAGTATACCAAACGGAATGATAAAATGATACTGACAGATAATACCAACATTTTTGCAGGATTGAGTCAACAAAATCATGGCAGTTCTCAAGACATTGCCAAACTGCAACCAAGCTTACACAGTTTTGTTTCACAAAACGAACAACCTTGGGGATTTGATAATGGTGCCATTCCTGATTTCAACAGTTTCGATGCGCTTGTAGGATCCAATATAAATGCCAATAACACTTCCAATAATACCACTAATgctaacaacaacaataacactgataataatgttgatgaaattgacaAGTTATTGAATATGAACATATTCCAAACTGATTTCTCCctcaataataataatcatcatcagcaCCACGACGAGTTAGATTTATTGGATCCAAATGGATTACCACCAGGTGGCGGTCACTTTAACAATGATCCTGATAGACAAAATCACACGACAACTAATGATTCCAAtgataattcaacaacaaacaactcCTGGAATTGGTTAGACTTTAGTCCCGCTGCATAA
- the MRF1 gene encoding Mrf1p (Putative mitochondrial respiratory protein; induced by farnesol, benomyl, nitric oxide, core stress response; oxidative stress-induced via Cap1; stationary-phase enriched protein; Spider biofilm induced) — translation MTITGKATTYSAPGSDLPNVLQQTTFVIDEAAIQPNDVVVKTLATPINPSDVAQIFGGYNDAVPSTRLGSDTTPQPLSVGGNEGVFKVIQIGSNVKNYEVGDVVIPKLPGFGTWRTHAVVDITQDSDLTPFIKVNDLTIDQAATISINPSTAYQLLHQFVKDWKSGDWIIQNAGNSQASKYLTQLAKLINVNVLSIVRDGKPQELYDELYELGATKVLSESEFLHPEFNIEDVTKGEGNVRLALNSIGGETVGGLVKGLSRNGVLATYGVLGGGKISYDGRIQLFKNISTRAYWLTANTKANPQSKVDTVEAVSKLFKEGKLKVAAYNKVKFDSTGDLKATILNTIGKSKSGKQVVIYE, via the coding sequence ATGACAATCACCGGTAAAGCAACAACATACAGTGCACCAGGTTCAGATTTACCTAATGTTCTTCAACAAACCACATTTGTGATTGATGAAGCTGCTATTCAACCCaatgatgttgttgtgaaGACTTTAGCAACCCCAATTAATCCTAGTGATGTTGCACAAATTTTTGGCGGATATAACGATGCAGTTCCAAGCACTCGTTTAGGTAGTGACACTACCCCTCAACCTTTAAGTGTCGGTGGTAATGAAGGAGTTTTCAAAGTGATTCAAATTGGTAGTAATGTCAAGAATTATGAAGTTGGCGATGTTGTCATTCCTAAATTACCAGGGTTTGGTACTTGGAGAACTCATGCTGTGGTAGATATTACTCAAGATAGTGATTTGACCCCATTTATCAAAGTCAATGATTTGACTATTGATCAAGCAGCAACAATTTCTATTAATCCATCAACTGCATACCAATTGTTGCATCAATTCGTCAAAGATTGGAAATCTGGTGATTGGATTATTCAAAATGCTGGGAATTCTCAAGCCAGTAAATATTTGACTCAATTGgctaaattgattaatgtTAATGTTCTTTCGATTGTTCGTGATGGTAAACCTCAAGAATTATACGATGAATTATATGAATTGGGTGCCACCAAAGTTTTATCGGAATCGGAATTTTTGCATCCTGAGTTCAATATCGAAGATGTCACCAAAGGAGAAGGTAATGTAAGATTGGCATTGAATAGTATTGGTGGGGAAACTGTAGGTGGATTGGTCAAAGGTCTTTCTCGAAATGGAGTTTTGGCAACCTATGGTGTTCTTGGTGGTGGAAAAATCTCTTATGATGGTCgtattcaattgttcaagaaTATATCTACCAGAGCTTATTGGTTGACAGCTAACACCAAGGCCAATCCACAATCGAAAGTTGATACTGTGGAAGCCGTttctaaattatttaaagaAGGTAAACTTAAGGTTGCTGCTTATAATAAAGTGAAATTTGATTCTACAGGTGATTTGAAAGCTACAATCCTTAACACAATTGGTAAGTCAAAGTCAGGTAAACAAGTGGTTATCTATGAGTaa
- a CDS encoding uncharacterized protein (Ortholog of C. dubliniensis CD36 : Cd36_11020 and Candida albicans WO-1 : CAWG_00266), whose product MKFSLATATLGLIAIAQATLTPYSGYSGYSGGDDDKYRHGKSGIETLRGKFALAVKELSGYEHGKHKDRDLHIVYEIDDGQLQYGDRKDYIYYPYRNENSEEECSDEDDDHHKKKKRPHRHGGKSDDDDDDKKWKRGGDYSDDNDNDSDDDLRFLTISYNDKYDFFTLKNTVLHDEKGATGEIVANHQFQFDKPPQKDALYDKGFTIVEKDDYYVLALKGKTKFWNSAVDDKGAFKIYDEKINENSKPIELIILKVEKHGKKY is encoded by the coding sequence ATGAAGTTCTCACTTGCTACTGCTACTTTAGGATTAATCGCTATTGCTCAAGCTACCTTGACACCTTATTCTGGTTATTCTGGCTATTCTGGAGGCGATGACGATAAATATAGACATGGAAAATCTGGTATTGAAACTTTGAGAGGAAAATTTGCGTTAGCTGTCAAGGAATTACTGGGATATGAGCATGGTAAACACAAAGATAGAGATTTGCACATTGtttatgaaattgatgatggtCAATTACAATATGGTGACAGAAAAGATTACATCTATTATCCATATAGAAATGAAAACAGCGAAGAGGAATGTTCAGACGAAGATGACGACCAtcacaagaaaaagaagagacCACACAGACATGGTGGCAAGTCtgatgatgacgacgatgacAAAAAGTGGAAACGTGGTGGTGACTACAGTGATGACAATGATAATGACAGTGATGATGATCTCAGATTCCTTACAATTAGCTACAATGATAAATACGATTTCTTTACTTTGAAGAATACTGTCTTACACGATGAAAAAGGTGCTACTGGTGAAATTGTTGCTAACcatcaattccaatttgaTAAACCACCTCAAAAGGATGCATTATATGATAAAGGTTTTACTATCgttgaaaaagatgatTATTATGTGTTGGCTTTGAAAGGTAAAACCAAGTTCTGGAATTCTGCTGTTGACGATAAAGGTGCTTTCAAGATTtatgatgaaaaaattaatgaaaacaGTAAACCTATCGAgcttattattttgaagGTTGAAAAACATGGTAAGAAATATTAA
- a CDS encoding uncharacterized protein (Ortholog of Candida albicans WO-1 : CAWG_00265) has product MGLLTKIKESKHRRSQTRSSIFSANESEASHTSSDTFNYEPPQPIKNVPTALLPMRKQRQPRPKSDYVYEKSLPQEPIHNRSRSEDFNELPILSIGDETLQVPLNETKQNTDQHXXTRPSFI; this is encoded by the coding sequence ATGGGTTTGCTAACAAAAATCAAGGAATCGAAACACAGAAGATCACAAACCAGAAGCTCAATATTTCTGGCGAATGAATCGGAGGCCTCCCATACATCAAGTGATACTTTCAACTATGAGCCACCACAGCCAATTAAAAATGTTCCCACAGCTTTGCTACCAATGAGAAAGCAACGCCAACCTCGGCCCAAATCCGACTATGTGTATGAAAAGAGCTTACCACAAGAACCGATACACAATCGATCTCGTTCTGAGGATTTTAATGAATTGCCAATCCTTTCAATAGGTGATGAAACTTTACAAGTACCATTAAATGAAACTAAGCAAAATACAGACCAGCATAGKYMAACTCGACCCAGCTTTATCTAA